A window of Terriglobales bacterium genomic DNA:
CCACCCGTCCCGACGAGCTGGCGGCGGTGGCCATCAAAGGTGCCTTGGAGCGTGTGCCGCAGGTCGATCCTAAGGAAATCGAAGATGTGATCCTGGGCTGCGCCATGCCGGAAGCCGAGCAGGGCATGAACGTAGCCCGTATCGCTTCTCTGCGTGCAGGCCTGCCGGTAGATATCTCGGCCATGACCATCAACCGCTTCTGCTCCTCCGGCTTGCAGGCGATTGCCTTGGCGGCCGAGAGGATCATGGCGGGTGGCGCGGAAGTAATCTTGGCAGGCGGCGTGGAATCGATGACCATGATCCCGATGGGGGGACACAAGGTCTCGGCAAACCCCTGGCTGGTCGAGCACTACCCCGACGCATACCTTTCCATGGGCTTGACCGCGGAACGATTGGCGCAGCGTTACGGCATCTCACGCGAGCAAGCCGACGAATTCTCCCTGCACTCGCACCAGAAAGCCATTGCAGCAATCCAAGCAGGCAAATTCGATAACGAGATCGTTCCCGTGCCCGTCAGCTTCACCACTCCCAATGGCGCTAAGCCCAAGCGGGTGGAGATCACATTCAAAATCGATGAGGGGCCTCGTGCCGACACTTCTCTCGAAGCCCTGGCCTCGCTTAAGCCTGCCTTCCATGCCAA
This region includes:
- a CDS encoding acetyl-CoA C-acyltransferase — translated: MREVVIASSVRTPVGKAYKGTLRATRPDELAAVAIKGALERVPQVDPKEIEDVILGCAMPEAEQGMNVARIASLRAGLPVDISAMTINRFCSSGLQAIALAAERIMAGGAEVILAGGVESMTMIPMGGHKVSANPWLVEHYPDAYLSMGLTAERLAQRYGISREQADEFSLHSHQKAIAAIQAGKFDNEIVPVPVSFTTPNGAKPKRVEITFKIDEGPRADTSLEALASLKPAFHAKGTVTAGNSSQMSDGAAAAVVMSADRAKALGIKPLARFVSFATAGYKPEEMGIGPVFAIPKALKIAGLKLSDIDVIELNEAFAIQSLSVIKEAALDPAKVNPNGGAVALGHPLGCTGAKLTATILRELQRRNGRYGIVTMCVGGGMGAAGIFENLQ